One Numidum massiliense genomic window, CATTCAATTTCTTAGCGGGCAACGAGGCGGTCGTCCGCCAACTAGAGGTTGCCGGTTTCACGTTAGCTGCGACACAATGGTTTATGGTAAAGCAAATGGACGCATGACGATCGGTGGCGTAAATAACGACGTAAATAATAAAGATGAGGTTGATTGTCGTGGAACAACTAAAGCAGACGTTAGAGCAACTTATGGAAAAAGCGGGCGGGATGTGGGCGCTTGTCGTCGACGATTTGGACCGGCAGACGCAGTGGGCCCACAATGAGGAAGAACTTTTTTATGCGGCTAGTGTAATCAAAATACCGATTATGGCTGCCGTTTTTGCCGCTGCCGCACGGGGTAATCTGCGGTTAAGCGACCGCGTCACGCTCATGCGAGAAGACATCGTCGGCGGAGCAGGCGTGTTGCAGCACATGACGCCCGGCATTCAGCTACCGATTGTCGATTTGCTCACCCTAATGATCATTCAGAGTGACAATACGGCGACGAATGTGTTGATTGACGCCGTAGGGAAACCGTTCATTCGAGAAACGATGCGCGAACTAGGGATGTCGCGCAGTGAATTTCACCACAAATTAATGATAGTGCCAGCGAAGACCAAAGGTTACAACGTGATCACCGCCGCGGACATGTCATGTCTGTTGGCTAGGCTGGCTCACGGGAAATTTTTGTCAAGACACGCGTGTGAGCAAATGATCGCAATCCTCAAGAAACAGCAATTTCGCGACTGTTTGCCGGCGCACTTGCCCGAGCACAACCCGCCATATATCAGCGTACTACCGACGTGGGAGTTGGCGCACAAGACGGGTTGGGTGACGGGCATTCGCCACGACGTCGGTATTTTTTACGTTGGTAATCGCTGTATGACTGTCGCCCTATTGTCGCGAGATGTCGACGATTTCGTTGCACGGCAGACGATGGCGGCGGTAGGTAGGCACATTTATGAGTATTTGCGCACATACTCGTAGTGGTGGTTGTCGTTGACACGCCGCTCTAGCCGAAATCGCCCCTAGTAAAGGGGCGAAGCTAGATTTACTCGCGTATGAAGCTAGATTTACTCGTGTATAACGTTATTCAGGCAGACGGCTAATTTATTCGCCTAAAATGCTTTGTTTGTGTGGTAATACGAGTGTCTTCTGTTTGTCTGTGGTAGGCGGCGTCTCTTCCGACAAGGACGTGCACTCGAGAAAGGCGAAGTGTGGACAAGTGCGGCAAAACTGTTTGTCGATCCACTCGGTCGCGTAATCGATCGCTTCATACGAGTGGTCAAAAAAATTGTTCGCGCCGATGGCATCGTACAACCTCGACTTTTTTATTACTTCTAAAGGCTGTTCCTGAATGCCGGAAATGATGACCAACCCGCTATGTTTTTTAAAGTGCTTGACGACACTTGCCAAGTAACTTTCTCCGGTCGCATCGAGAAAGGGGACGCGACTCATCCGCAAGATAAGCACTTTCGGTTTCAAGTTGATCGTTTCCATGACTCGTTTTTCGAACAGTTGGGCTACCCCGAAAAACAAAGGTCCTTCAACGGTGAAAATGCTAATTTGCGGGCAGGTACGCCCCAAGTCTTGTGGGTCGGAAACCATCTTGCGATGCTGCGACGTATGATCGGGCGCGATCGTCTGTACTTCTTGGACGTCACTCATATTTTTGACGAACAAAATAAAGGCGAGCACGAAGCCGACTTGTACAGCGAGCGTAAGGTTCGTGAACACTGTGAGCAAAAAGGTCGTCACGAGCACGAGCCGGTCGCCGCGCGTCGTTTTCAGGACGTGCATAAATTCTTGCCGTCCACTCATGTTCCACGCGACGAGCATGAGGACGGGTGCCATACTCGCTAACGGAATGTGGGCGGCGTAAGGTGCTAAGAGCAACACGATGACGAGCACGACGACACTGTGAATGACGCCGGAGAAAGCAGTGACAGCGCCGGACTTAATGTTTGTTGCCGTGCGGGCAATGGCTCCCGTCGCCGGAATGCCCCCGAAGAGCGGGACGGCCATGTTAGCCAGTCCTTGTCCAATCAGTTCCCGGTTACTGTTGTGTTTTGTGTTCGTCATGCCGTCGGCGACGACACAAGATAGTAGTGACTCAATTGCCCCGAGGGCGGCAATAATTAACGCCGGTTGGAACATTTGTTGTATGCGCTCCCAAGTGATTTCCGGCAACTGGGGAACGGGTAGGTTGTTCGGGATCCCGCCGAACTGTGAACCAATCGTCGCCACTTTACCGTTGAAGAACAGCACCGCGACGAGTGTCGAGACGACGAGGGCGACCAAGGATCCCGGTATTTTCGGAAACAGGCGCGGTGTCAATAAGATGACGGCGAAGGAAATGAGGGCGACGATTAACGCGTATGGGTTAAATGCCGCGACGTTTGCGGCAATTTCCCGCATGTTGTCGATGAATAATTCGTGTTTTTTCAAATTTTCCAATCCCAAAAAATTGCCGATCTGCCCGGCAAAAATGATGACCGCGATCCCAGAAGTAAAGCCGATCGTCACCGAGCGCGGAATAAATTTAATGTACGATCCGAGTCGAAACAGACCCATTAACAGTAAGAAAACTCCAGCCATCAATCCGGCGATAAGCAAGTTTTCATAGCCGTACTGCATCGTAATACCGAGCAAGATCGGGATAAAAGCACCCGTCGGTCCGGCAATTTGAAACCTTGAGCCGCCGAATAGCGACACGAGCACACCTGCGACGATCGTCGTATAGAGCCCGTATTCCGGTTTTACGCCAACAGCTATGGCAAACGCCATCCCGAGCGGAATGGCGATAATGCCGACGACTGCGCCGGCAATAAGGTCTTTTTTTAACGACGACCAACTGTAACCTTTAAGTGAAGCTAAGGAAGACGTATCCCGCATTGATCCCATCCTTAAGTCGTGTTATGCGATCAACCTCTCGGGTACGCTGACGGGGTTAGCTGACGGGTTCGGGACTGAGAGTTTCCCGGCTCACGTTTGCGAGCTTCACCCCTGGAGCGGTCGGCGCTCCGTTGGATCCCCCGTTCTCCAAATAGGAAATTAAGCGTTTCAAAATTCTCGCATTGCAAACAGCTACTTTACACTCTAACATTTTCCTGACTAGTTGTAAAGTAAACCGTTTTTATTTACGCTTTGTAAAGAGGGAGGTGGAAAGAAATTGCAGCTACACGAAGATTTCAAAACGCAAATAAAACGCGCGTTCGGCGAACGAGGGCGTCGGTGGTTGGATCACTTGCCACACCTTTTGCACGCTTGCCAACAAAAATGGCAATTGCGGAATAGCCACCCCGCTCCTAGACTGTCTTACAACTTCGTCTGTTTTGCGGAATCGCCTGCGTTCGGTGAGGTCGTACTCAAAATCGGAGTACCACATTCCGAGTTGTATACGGAAATGAGGGCTCTGTCCTTCTTCGACGGTCGTCGCATGTGTAAGCTGTATGACACTAGTGAGGCGCTCGGTGCGTTACTGATCGAACGCATCCGTCCCGGAACAGATTTGACAGCATTGGCGAGCAACAGTGAGCGCATCGCCATCGCTGCAGAGGTGATTTCCACGTTATATGTGCCTTCGCCAACCGATTGCGTGCTACCGACTTACGGCGAATGGCTGGAAGGAGCATTTCAGAGGGCTCGGGAAGAAAATGTGGTCGGAGAACAGATGCTTCATTTTATAGCTACCGCCGAAAGGTTGTTTCAAGAAATAGCGGCGCCGCATCGTCCGCAAGTGCTGTTGCACGGTGATTTGCACCACTACAACATACTGCAGGATGAAGGTGGAAGCTGGAAAGCGATCGACCCGAAAGGAGTTGTTGGGGTGCCCTGTCTGGAGCCGGCGCGGTTTATGGAGAACCAGTTGGACATGGTCAGCGCCGCGGACAAGGCAAATTGTCTCCAGGAAATGATCGCTGTGTTCAGTCATAAGTTCGGCGAATCGCAGCGGACGATGGCTAGCTGTTTGTTTGTCGATGCGGTGCTCAGTACGTGTTGGCACTTTGAAGATCGTACAGATGGTGCAAGAGGAGGAGAAGGAGTAGGGGATAAGTCACTCGATGCCCCTACGGAACGTGAGGAACATGAGGAACGTGAGGAACGTGAAAAACTTAACGCAGCCATCGATCAATGCGCCCTTATTCTCGACTTTTTGCAGTCTTGCTGATAGACGTCCCTAGCAGTGGCACCGTCTGCGAAATGTTGAATAGTCCAGACGATTAACACTCACGCCTATGTCAATGATTATATTTATGGTAA contains:
- a CDS encoding serine hydrolase translates to MEQLKQTLEQLMEKAGGMWALVVDDLDRQTQWAHNEEELFYAASVIKIPIMAAVFAAAARGNLRLSDRVTLMREDIVGGAGVLQHMTPGIQLPIVDLLTLMIIQSDNTATNVLIDAVGKPFIRETMRELGMSRSEFHHKLMIVPAKTKGYNVITAADMSCLLARLAHGKFLSRHACEQMIAILKKQQFRDCLPAHLPEHNPPYISVLPTWELAHKTGWVTGIRHDVGIFYVGNRCMTVALLSRDVDDFVARQTMAAVGRHIYEYLRTYS
- a CDS encoding aminoglycoside phosphotransferase family protein, translated to MQLHEDFKTQIKRAFGERGRRWLDHLPHLLHACQQKWQLRNSHPAPRLSYNFVCFAESPAFGEVVLKIGVPHSELYTEMRALSFFDGRRMCKLYDTSEALGALLIERIRPGTDLTALASNSERIAIAAEVISTLYVPSPTDCVLPTYGEWLEGAFQRAREENVVGEQMLHFIATAERLFQEIAAPHRPQVLLHGDLHHYNILQDEGGSWKAIDPKGVVGVPCLEPARFMENQLDMVSAADKANCLQEMIAVFSHKFGESQRTMASCLFVDAVLSTCWHFEDRTDGARGGEGVGDKSLDAPTEREEHEEREEREKLNAAIDQCALILDFLQSC
- a CDS encoding SulP family inorganic anion transporter, whose amino-acid sequence is MRDTSSLASLKGYSWSSLKKDLIAGAVVGIIAIPLGMAFAIAVGVKPEYGLYTTIVAGVLVSLFGGSRFQIAGPTGAFIPILLGITMQYGYENLLIAGLMAGVFLLLMGLFRLGSYIKFIPRSVTIGFTSGIAVIIFAGQIGNFLGLENLKKHELFIDNMREIAANVAAFNPYALIVALISFAVILLTPRLFPKIPGSLVALVVSTLVAVLFFNGKVATIGSQFGGIPNNLPVPQLPEITWERIQQMFQPALIIAALGAIESLLSCVVADGMTNTKHNSNRELIGQGLANMAVPLFGGIPATGAIARTATNIKSGAVTAFSGVIHSVVVLVIVLLLAPYAAHIPLASMAPVLMLVAWNMSGRQEFMHVLKTTRGDRLVLVTTFLLTVFTNLTLAVQVGFVLAFILFVKNMSDVQEVQTIAPDHTSQHRKMVSDPQDLGRTCPQISIFTVEGPLFFGVAQLFEKRVMETINLKPKVLILRMSRVPFLDATGESYLASVVKHFKKHSGLVIISGIQEQPLEVIKKSRLYDAIGANNFFDHSYEAIDYATEWIDKQFCRTCPHFAFLECTSLSEETPPTTDKQKTLVLPHKQSILGE